One genomic window of Sphingomonas ginsengisoli An et al. 2013 includes the following:
- a CDS encoding DUF885 domain-containing protein — translation MDRRSFLTTAGAVTATAVLSAPEQAAAAVAGNDAKIDTLFQQIFDERIRESPAFATALGLDKGANAKLRTTFDPEPAQQARAKEVARTRRWQAEVQAIPAASLSQAAQLNREIVLYGFERNLLAPTRFDLDSVQSPYLITQQDGAYFQIPDFLNSQHPVETRADAEAYLSRLGEFGQILDYESAEQKRQAAKGRVAPGWSLDLALGQMRKLRSPAPADSGMVHSLADRAKAKGIAGDWSARAAKIVETSVYPALDRQIALVEQLRRTTQPGDGARRIPNGDAIYAAALAEATTTTMTPDEVHKLGLSQVAEYTGLLDGLLKQAGYTQGTVGERLAALNKDPKQLYPETDAGRTQLIADLNAGVKAMTARLPRAFATLPAQPLEIRRVPVDIQDGAPNGYYNSASLDGSRPAIYWINLKSTGDWPRYSLPSLTYHEGVPGHHLQISLAQASKDIPMLRKISFFNSYVEGWALYAEQLSDEIGGYTGIERAGYLQSFLFRSARLVVDTGLNHLGWSREHAVDYMTATTGFPRPRVQREVERYCASIGQACSYKIGHLAWLRAREAAKAQLGAKFDIKQFHEVLKDGAMPLTILERRVRERAAAQARA, via the coding sequence GTGGACCGTCGCAGCTTTCTGACCACCGCCGGAGCGGTCACCGCAACCGCCGTTTTGAGCGCGCCCGAGCAGGCCGCCGCCGCGGTCGCCGGCAACGATGCCAAGATCGATACGCTGTTCCAGCAGATCTTCGACGAGCGGATCAGGGAATCGCCCGCCTTCGCCACCGCGCTCGGGCTCGACAAGGGCGCCAACGCCAAGCTGCGCACGACCTTTGACCCCGAACCCGCGCAGCAGGCGCGCGCCAAGGAAGTCGCGCGGACCCGCCGCTGGCAGGCCGAAGTGCAGGCGATCCCCGCCGCCAGCCTCAGCCAGGCCGCACAGCTCAACCGCGAGATTGTCCTCTACGGATTCGAGCGCAATCTCCTCGCCCCGACCCGCTTCGACCTCGACAGCGTGCAGAGCCCCTATCTCATCACCCAGCAGGACGGCGCCTACTTCCAGATCCCCGACTTCCTCAACAGCCAGCACCCGGTCGAGACCCGCGCCGACGCCGAGGCCTATCTCTCGCGCCTCGGTGAATTCGGGCAAATCCTCGACTACGAAAGCGCCGAGCAGAAGCGCCAGGCCGCCAAGGGCCGGGTCGCGCCGGGCTGGTCGCTCGACCTCGCGCTCGGGCAGATGCGCAAGCTGCGCAGCCCGGCGCCGGCCGACAGCGGCATGGTCCATTCACTCGCCGACCGCGCCAAGGCCAAGGGTATCGCCGGCGACTGGTCGGCCCGCGCCGCGAAGATTGTCGAGACCAGCGTCTATCCCGCTCTCGACCGCCAGATCGCGCTGGTCGAGCAATTGCGGCGGACCACACAGCCGGGCGACGGCGCGCGGCGCATCCCCAACGGCGACGCCATCTACGCCGCGGCGCTGGCCGAAGCGACGACCACCACCATGACCCCCGACGAGGTCCACAAGCTCGGCCTGTCACAGGTCGCCGAATATACCGGCCTGCTCGACGGCCTGCTCAAACAGGCGGGCTACACCCAGGGCACCGTCGGTGAGCGGCTGGCCGCGCTCAACAAGGATCCCAAGCAGCTCTATCCCGAGACCGACGCCGGCCGCACCCAGCTCATCGCCGATCTGAACGCGGGCGTGAAGGCGATGACCGCGCGGCTCCCCCGCGCCTTCGCGACCCTCCCCGCCCAGCCGCTCGAGATCCGCCGCGTGCCGGTCGACATCCAGGACGGCGCCCCCAACGGCTATTACAACAGCGCCTCGCTCGATGGCTCGCGCCCGGCGATCTACTGGATCAACTTGAAGTCCACCGGCGACTGGCCGCGCTATTCGCTGCCCAGCCTCACCTATCACGAAGGCGTTCCGGGGCATCACCTCCAGATCAGCCTGGCGCAGGCGTCCAAGGACATCCCGATGCTGCGCAAGATCAGTTTCTTCAATTCGTACGTCGAAGGCTGGGCGCTCTATGCCGAGCAATTGTCGGACGAGATCGGCGGCTACACCGGGATCGAGCGAGCGGGCTATCTGCAGAGCTTCCTGTTCCGCTCGGCCCGCCTCGTCGTCGACACCGGCCTCAACCACCTCGGCTGGAGCCGCGAACATGCGGTCGATTATATGACCGCCACCACCGGCTTCCCCCGCCCGCGTGTCCAGCGCGAGGTCGAGCGCTATTGCGCCTCGATCGGCCAGGCCTGCAGCTACAAGATCGGTCACCTCGCCTGGCTCCGCGCCCGCGAGGCCGCCAAAGCCCAGCTCGGCGCCAAGTTCGACATCAAGCAGTTCCACGAAGTGCTCAAGGACGGCGCCATGCCGCTGACCATCCTCGAGCGACGGGTGCGCGAGCGCGCCGCGGCGCAGGCCCGGGCGTGA